In Kitasatospora sp. NBC_00240, the following are encoded in one genomic region:
- a CDS encoding lysophospholipid acyltransferase family protein has product MARRSYAAFGNADYGIWYRFAAVLVKPVTTALVKPDWRGWEHLPKEGGFLAAVNHNSIIDPVVYAHWQYNSGRPPRILGKSSLFSVPFIGFMLRKTGQIPVFRESTDAAQAFRAAIDAVNNGQCVQFYPEGTLTRDPDLWPMTGKSGVARVALMTGAPVVPVAHWGAHEIIPPYGRATAGRGKFNLFPRHTVVVAAGPPVDLSRYQGLELTPQVLRDATEDIMVAITEVLAGIRGEQPPAERYDMRTAARARAVKATAERHRAADGRPQSPAGTGTGTDDSTTEENSQ; this is encoded by the coding sequence GTGGCCCGCCGCTCGTACGCCGCTTTCGGCAACGCCGACTACGGCATCTGGTACCGCTTCGCGGCCGTGCTGGTGAAACCGGTGACGACCGCCCTGGTGAAGCCGGACTGGCGGGGTTGGGAGCACCTCCCGAAGGAGGGCGGCTTCCTCGCCGCGGTCAACCACAACTCGATCATCGACCCGGTGGTCTACGCGCACTGGCAGTACAACAGCGGGCGGCCGCCGCGGATACTGGGCAAGTCCTCGCTGTTCTCGGTGCCGTTCATCGGGTTCATGCTGCGCAAGACCGGCCAGATCCCGGTGTTCCGGGAGTCCACCGACGCCGCGCAGGCGTTCCGGGCGGCCATCGACGCCGTCAACAACGGCCAGTGCGTGCAGTTCTACCCCGAGGGCACCCTCACCCGGGACCCGGACCTCTGGCCGATGACCGGCAAGAGCGGGGTGGCGCGGGTGGCGCTGATGACCGGGGCGCCGGTCGTCCCGGTGGCGCACTGGGGCGCCCACGAGATCATCCCGCCGTACGGCCGGGCCACCGCGGGGCGCGGGAAGTTCAACCTCTTCCCCCGGCACACCGTGGTGGTGGCGGCCGGTCCGCCGGTGGACCTCAGCCGCTACCAGGGGCTCGAACTGACCCCGCAGGTGCTGCGCGACGCCACCGAGGACATCATGGTGGCGATCACCGAGGTGCTGGCCGGCATCCGCGGCGAGCAGCCGCCCGCCGAGCGCTACGACATGCGCACCGCCGCCCGGGCCCGCGCGGTCAAGGCCACCGCCGAGCGGCACCGGGCCGCCGACGGGCGGCCCCAGAGCCCGGCGGGCACCGGCACGGGTACCGACGACAGCACCACCGAGGAGAACAGCCAGTGA
- a CDS encoding NAD(P)H-dependent glycerol-3-phosphate dehydrogenase, which yields MTRCAVFGTGSWGTAFAMILADAGCEVALWGRRQELVDAVNTTHENPDYLPGVRLSDAITATTDPAAALAGAEFAVLAVPSQTLRQNLAAWAPLLEPGTVLVSLMKGIELGTAKRMSEVIAEVAGVGPERVAVVSGPNLAREIANRQPAATVVACSDEVVAKRLQTACHTPYFRPYTNTDVVGCELGGAVKNVIGLAVGMADGMGLGDNTKATLITRGLAETTRLGAALGADPYTFAGLAGMGDLVATCSSPLSRNHTFGTNLGRGMTLAEAVAATSQTAEGVKSCESVLDLARRTGVDMPIVEAVVDVVHNGRPTQEVLAALMARSAKPERR from the coding sequence GTGACCCGTTGCGCGGTGTTCGGTACCGGATCGTGGGGCACCGCCTTCGCGATGATCCTCGCCGACGCGGGCTGCGAGGTGGCCCTGTGGGGCCGCCGGCAGGAGCTGGTCGACGCGGTCAACACGACGCACGAGAACCCGGACTACCTTCCGGGGGTCCGGCTGTCCGACGCGATCACGGCGACCACCGACCCGGCCGCCGCCCTGGCCGGCGCGGAGTTCGCGGTGCTGGCGGTGCCCTCCCAGACGCTGCGGCAGAACCTGGCCGCCTGGGCGCCGCTGCTGGAGCCCGGCACGGTGCTGGTCAGCCTGATGAAGGGCATCGAACTGGGCACCGCGAAGCGGATGAGCGAGGTCATCGCCGAGGTCGCGGGGGTGGGCCCGGAGCGGGTGGCGGTCGTCAGCGGCCCCAACCTGGCCCGTGAGATCGCCAACCGGCAGCCCGCCGCGACCGTGGTGGCCTGCAGCGACGAGGTGGTCGCCAAGCGGCTCCAGACGGCCTGCCACACGCCGTACTTCCGCCCGTACACCAACACCGACGTGGTCGGCTGCGAACTGGGCGGCGCGGTCAAGAACGTGATCGGCCTGGCGGTCGGCATGGCGGACGGGATGGGTCTGGGCGACAACACCAAGGCGACGCTGATCACCCGCGGCCTGGCCGAGACCACCCGGCTGGGGGCCGCGCTCGGCGCCGACCCGTACACCTTCGCCGGGCTCGCCGGGATGGGCGACCTGGTCGCGACCTGCTCCTCGCCGCTCTCGCGCAACCACACCTTCGGCACCAACCTGGGGCGCGGCATGACGCTGGCCGAGGCGGTGGCGGCGACCAGCCAGACCGCCGAGGGCGTCAAGTCCTGCGAGTCGGTGCTGGACCTGGCCAGGCGGACCGGGGTCGACATGCCGATCGTCGAGGCCGTGGTGGACGTGGTGCACAACGGACGCCCCACCCAGGAGGTCCTGGCGGCGCTGATGGCCCGCTCGGCCAAGCCCGAGCGCCGGTAG
- a CDS encoding HU family DNA-binding protein, producing MNKAQLVEAVAEQLGGRKAAAEAVDAVLDTMVRAVVAGDRVSVTGFGTFEKVERSARFARNPQTGEKVKVKKTSVPRFRPGQGFKDLVSGSKKLPKEGPSVKKAPKGSLTPGKSGTTAAVKRAATKRAATAAAAAPAATKKTAAKKTATTTAAAAKKTTATTAKKAAAVKKTTTAAAKKTTATTAKKAAAVKKTAATPAPAAKKTTTAKKATTVKKTAPAKKTTTRKTTARKTTAK from the coding sequence GTGAACAAGGCTCAGCTTGTCGAAGCGGTGGCCGAGCAGCTGGGCGGTCGCAAGGCTGCCGCAGAGGCCGTCGACGCAGTGCTCGACACCATGGTGCGTGCCGTTGTCGCGGGTGACCGGGTCTCGGTCACCGGCTTCGGCACCTTCGAGAAGGTGGAGCGCTCCGCGCGCTTCGCCCGCAACCCGCAGACCGGCGAGAAGGTCAAGGTCAAGAAGACCTCGGTGCCTCGCTTCCGCCCCGGCCAGGGCTTCAAGGACCTGGTGAGCGGCAGCAAGAAGCTGCCGAAGGAGGGCCCGTCGGTCAAGAAGGCCCCCAAGGGTTCGCTCACCCCGGGCAAGTCCGGTACGACCGCCGCCGTCAAGCGTGCCGCCACCAAGCGCGCCGCGACCGCCGCCGCCGCTGCCCCGGCCGCGACCAAGAAGACGGCCGCGAAGAAGACGGCCACCACCACCGCCGCCGCCGCGAAGAAGACCACGGCGACCACGGCCAAGAAGGCGGCCGCGGTCAAGAAGACCACCACCGCCGCCGCGAAGAAGACCACGGCGACCACGGCCAAGAAGGCCGCCGCCGTCAAGAAGACCGCGGCCACCCCCGCCCCCGCGGCCAAGAAGACCACGACGGCCAAGAAGGCCACCACGGTCAAGAAGACCGCCCCGGCCAAGAAGACCACCACGCGCAAGACCACCGCGCGCAAGACCACCGCGAAGTAG
- the cofC gene encoding 2-phospho-L-lactate guanylyltransferase — MTQDTVRPDGTLPPPAPTDGWSLVLPLKPLGLAKSRLAPFAGPHRADLALSFALDTVAAALACPGVSRVLVVTGDRLAGRRLAALGAVVVADEPGGGLNAALAHGAAYARRIGPDAPLAALSADLPALRPAELARVLGAVPTGGRAFLADSPGVGTTLLACAPGAQLAPAFGGGSRARHAAGGAHEITLPDVPSVRRDVDTGEDFVQALALGVGPYTAAAAAALV; from the coding sequence ATGACCCAGGACACGGTACGCCCCGACGGCACCCTCCCGCCCCCCGCACCCACCGACGGGTGGTCGCTGGTGCTCCCGCTCAAGCCGCTGGGGCTCGCCAAGAGCCGACTCGCCCCGTTCGCCGGGCCGCACCGCGCCGACCTGGCCCTGTCGTTCGCCCTCGACACCGTCGCCGCGGCACTCGCCTGCCCGGGCGTGTCCCGGGTCCTGGTGGTGACCGGCGACCGGCTGGCCGGGCGGCGGCTCGCCGCGCTCGGGGCGGTGGTGGTCGCGGACGAGCCCGGCGGCGGCCTCAACGCCGCGCTGGCGCACGGCGCCGCGTACGCGCGCAGGATCGGGCCGGACGCCCCGTTGGCCGCTCTCTCGGCGGACCTGCCCGCCCTGCGCCCGGCCGAACTCGCCCGCGTCCTGGGCGCCGTACCCACCGGCGGCCGGGCCTTCCTCGCGGATTCCCCCGGTGTCGGCACGACCCTGCTGGCGTGCGCCCCCGGCGCGCAACTCGCGCCGGCCTTCGGCGGGGGCTCCCGGGCCCGGCACGCGGCCGGCGGCGCGCACGAGATCACCTTGCCGGACGTGCCGTCGGTGCGCCGCGACGTGGACACCGGCGAGGACTTCGTCCAGGCCCTCGCCCTCGGGGTGGGCCCGTACACCGCGGCGGCCGCGGCGGCCCTGGTCTGA
- a CDS encoding GntR family transcriptional regulator yields the protein MPSEVPPYLQISDDLRRRIAEGEWPPGERLPSRAQLALAYGVGANVLQRAQERLIAEGLLEGRAGSGTYVRTPTERSRMVRARLSDRHADSPFRTRLREQGRTGSWESNSHVRTPASEHIAHRLNIAPGDLTVRTCYEFLADGRPAQLAESWEPMAVTDGTPVLMPEFGPLAGRGVVERMASIGVVVDFAVELPRPGRATTEQAHLLGISAGDLVTLVERTYFDLDGRAVETADIVIPDALWEIAYEFPIERR from the coding sequence ATGCCCTCAGAGGTGCCCCCGTACCTGCAGATCTCGGACGACCTGCGCCGTCGCATCGCCGAGGGCGAATGGCCGCCCGGCGAGCGGCTGCCCTCCCGCGCGCAGCTCGCGCTGGCCTACGGGGTGGGCGCCAACGTCCTGCAGCGGGCGCAGGAACGGCTGATCGCCGAAGGCCTGCTGGAAGGGCGGGCGGGATCCGGCACCTACGTCAGAACCCCCACCGAGCGCTCCCGGATGGTCCGCGCCCGGCTCAGCGACCGGCACGCGGATTCACCCTTCCGCACCCGGCTGCGCGAACAGGGCCGAACGGGCAGCTGGGAGTCGAACAGTCATGTCCGCACCCCGGCGTCCGAACACATCGCCCACCGGCTGAACATCGCCCCGGGCGACCTCACCGTGCGGACCTGCTACGAATTCCTCGCCGACGGCCGGCCCGCCCAGCTCGCGGAGAGCTGGGAGCCGATGGCCGTCACCGACGGGACGCCGGTGCTGATGCCCGAATTCGGCCCGCTGGCGGGCCGGGGCGTGGTGGAGCGAATGGCCTCGATCGGCGTGGTGGTCGATTTCGCGGTCGAACTCCCCCGCCCCGGCCGGGCCACCACCGAACAGGCCCACCTGCTCGGCATCTCGGCCGGCGACCTGGTCACCCTGGTCGAGCGGACCTATTTCGACCTGGACGGCCGGGCGGTCGAGACCGCCGACATCGTCATTCCCGACGCTCTGTGGGAAATCGCGTACGAGTTCCCGATCGAACGCCGCTGA